In a single window of the Rhinoraja longicauda isolate Sanriku21f chromosome 10, sRhiLon1.1, whole genome shotgun sequence genome:
- the traf3 gene encoding TNF receptor-associated factor 3 isoform X2 — protein sequence MATARNVESVAPPLSLESLVQQFNLVQVQVQDSKLSSLSIEPTDGGFTQRFVLTVENKYKCEHCHLPLCNPKQTECGHRFCGSCIRKILRGPKPVCPLDNVALYENMVFKDICCKKEVLALQIYCRNELNGCTKQLPLGKLEAHLLECPYQEVCCARRGCTENIQRKDLADHLNSSCTYREQVCKYCKKNITIAELKNHEDIDCPAFPVLCPNKCNTFILRGELPSHQLQCLNLVMSCLFSQHGCSFQGTKQELKVHEVNAMAQHLKCVLMKNEHLVSELQSQLQEKCKTVDLMSAQIGHLEKEQSKFAQLANKNESRLGHMQKMLASQTDKLMTIDQSSQQAYQQQEETARDAKTLRESVDHLQTRVRQLELPGRVAGAGTGTASLTELSNQLKRFDSLLSVHDVRLADMDLRFQLLETASYNGKLIWKIRDYKRRKQEAVSGKTLSLYSQPFYTSYFGYKMCARVYLNGDGMGKGTHLSLFFVVMRGQYDALLPWPFKQKVTLMLLDQCQAGRYLGDAFKPDPNSSSFKQPVGEMNIASGCPLFVAQTVLESGPYIKDDTIFIKVVVDTSDMPDP from the exons ATGGCGACGGCGAGGAACGTAGAGTCAGTGGCGCCCCCACTCTCCCTGGAGTCGCTGGTGCAGCAGTTCAACCTGGTCCAGGTGCAGGTTCAAGACAGCAAGCTGTCCTCCCTCAGCATCGAGCCCACGGATGGGGGCTTCACACAGCGCTTTGTCCTCACTGTGGAAAACAAGTACAAGTGCGAACATTGCCATCTCCCGCTCTGCAACCCCAAGCAAACCGAGTGTGGCCACCGCTTCTGTGGGAGCTGCATACGGAAAATCCTCAG GGGTCCAAAACCAGTGTGCCCACTTGATAATGTGGCTTTATATGAGAACATG GTTTTTAAGGACATCTGCTGTAAAAAAGAGGTTTTGGCACTTCAAATCTACTGTAGAAACGAACTAAATGGCTGCACCAAACAGCTACCTCTAGGAAAGCTTGAG GCTCACTTACTTGAATGCCCTTATCAGGAAGTTTGCTGTGCTCGCCGGGGGTGTACAGAAAACATTCAGCGGAAAGATTTAGCTGACCATTTAAATTCCAGCTGTACATATCGCGAGCAAGTCTGTAAATATTGCAAAAAAAACATCACCATTGCAGAATTAAAG AACCATGAAGACATcgactgtcctgcattccctGTGCTTTGCCCAAACAAGTGCAATACGTTTATTCTGAGGGGCGAA TTACCTAGCCACCAGTTGCAGTGTCTGAATCTGGTCATGTCCTGCCTCTTCTCTCAGCATGGTTGTAGTTTCCAG GGAACCAAGCAGGAGCTGAAAGTGCATGAGGTTAATGCAATGGCCCAACATTTAAAGTGTGTGCTCATGAAGAACGAACatctg GTTTCCGAGCTGCAAAGCCAGCTGCAAGAAAAGTGTAAAACGGTGGATTTGATGTCAGCCCAGATAGGCCACCTGGAGAAGGAACAAAGTAAATTTGCACAGCTTGCCAATAAGAACGAAAGCCGCCTTGGCCACATGCAG AAAATGTTAGCGAGTCAGACGGACAAGTTGATGACCATTGATCAAAGCTCGCAGCAGGCTTACCAGCAGCAGGAGGAGACTGCTCGAGACGCCAAAACACTGCGCGAGTCTGTGGACCACCTGCAGACCCGGGTTAGACAACTGGAATTGCCCGGCAGAGTTGCTGGTGCAGGCACCGGGACGGCCAGCCTGA CGGAGTTAAGTAACCAGCTGAAGAGGTTTGACAGTCTGCTGAGCGTGCATGACGTGAGGCTGGCGGACATGGACTTGCGCTTCCAGCTGTTGGAGACGGCCAGCTACAATGGCAAGCTGATCTGGAAGATCCGTGACTACAAGCGGCGGAAGCAGGAGGCGGTCAGTGGCAAGACGTTGTCCCTGTACAGCCAGCCCTTCTACACGAGCTACTTTGGATATAAGATGTGTGCCCGCGTCTACCTGAATGGAGATGGCATGGGCAAAGGAACCCACCTGTCCCTGTTCTTTGTTGTCATGCGCGGGCAATACGATGCACTCTTGCCCTGGCCCTTCAAGCAGAAGGTGACCCTGATGTTGCTGGATCAATGCCAGGCTGGCCGGTACTTGGGCGATGCCTTTAAGCCCGACCCCAACAGCAGCAGCTTCAAGCAGCCGGTGGGGGAGATGAACATCGCCTCGGGCTGCCCCCTCTTTGTTGCACAGACCGTCTTGGAAAGTGGCCCCTACATTAAGGACGACACTATCTTCATTAAAGTGGTGGTCGATACCTCGGACATGCCCGACCCGTGA
- the traf3 gene encoding TNF receptor-associated factor 3 isoform X1, with protein MATARNVESVAPPLSLESLVQQFNLVQVQVQDSKLSSLSIEPTDGGFTQRFVLTVENKYKCEHCHLPLCNPKQTECGHRFCGSCIRKILRGPKPVCPLDNVALYENMVFKDICCKKEVLALQIYCRNELNGCTKQLPLGKLEAHLLECPYQEVCCARRGCTENIQRKDLADHLNSSCTYREQVCKYCKKNITIAELKNHEDIDCPAFPVLCPNKCNTFILRGELPSHQLQCLNLVMSCLFSQHGCSFQGTKQELKVHEVNAMAQHLKCVLMKNEHLVKMVSELQSQLQEKCKTVDLMSAQIGHLEKEQSKFAQLANKNESRLGHMQKMLASQTDKLMTIDQSSQQAYQQQEETARDAKTLRESVDHLQTRVRQLELPGRVAGAGTGTASLTELSNQLKRFDSLLSVHDVRLADMDLRFQLLETASYNGKLIWKIRDYKRRKQEAVSGKTLSLYSQPFYTSYFGYKMCARVYLNGDGMGKGTHLSLFFVVMRGQYDALLPWPFKQKVTLMLLDQCQAGRYLGDAFKPDPNSSSFKQPVGEMNIASGCPLFVAQTVLESGPYIKDDTIFIKVVVDTSDMPDP; from the exons ATGGCGACGGCGAGGAACGTAGAGTCAGTGGCGCCCCCACTCTCCCTGGAGTCGCTGGTGCAGCAGTTCAACCTGGTCCAGGTGCAGGTTCAAGACAGCAAGCTGTCCTCCCTCAGCATCGAGCCCACGGATGGGGGCTTCACACAGCGCTTTGTCCTCACTGTGGAAAACAAGTACAAGTGCGAACATTGCCATCTCCCGCTCTGCAACCCCAAGCAAACCGAGTGTGGCCACCGCTTCTGTGGGAGCTGCATACGGAAAATCCTCAG GGGTCCAAAACCAGTGTGCCCACTTGATAATGTGGCTTTATATGAGAACATG GTTTTTAAGGACATCTGCTGTAAAAAAGAGGTTTTGGCACTTCAAATCTACTGTAGAAACGAACTAAATGGCTGCACCAAACAGCTACCTCTAGGAAAGCTTGAG GCTCACTTACTTGAATGCCCTTATCAGGAAGTTTGCTGTGCTCGCCGGGGGTGTACAGAAAACATTCAGCGGAAAGATTTAGCTGACCATTTAAATTCCAGCTGTACATATCGCGAGCAAGTCTGTAAATATTGCAAAAAAAACATCACCATTGCAGAATTAAAG AACCATGAAGACATcgactgtcctgcattccctGTGCTTTGCCCAAACAAGTGCAATACGTTTATTCTGAGGGGCGAA TTACCTAGCCACCAGTTGCAGTGTCTGAATCTGGTCATGTCCTGCCTCTTCTCTCAGCATGGTTGTAGTTTCCAG GGAACCAAGCAGGAGCTGAAAGTGCATGAGGTTAATGCAATGGCCCAACATTTAAAGTGTGTGCTCATGAAGAACGAACatctggtaaaaatg GTTTCCGAGCTGCAAAGCCAGCTGCAAGAAAAGTGTAAAACGGTGGATTTGATGTCAGCCCAGATAGGCCACCTGGAGAAGGAACAAAGTAAATTTGCACAGCTTGCCAATAAGAACGAAAGCCGCCTTGGCCACATGCAG AAAATGTTAGCGAGTCAGACGGACAAGTTGATGACCATTGATCAAAGCTCGCAGCAGGCTTACCAGCAGCAGGAGGAGACTGCTCGAGACGCCAAAACACTGCGCGAGTCTGTGGACCACCTGCAGACCCGGGTTAGACAACTGGAATTGCCCGGCAGAGTTGCTGGTGCAGGCACCGGGACGGCCAGCCTGA CGGAGTTAAGTAACCAGCTGAAGAGGTTTGACAGTCTGCTGAGCGTGCATGACGTGAGGCTGGCGGACATGGACTTGCGCTTCCAGCTGTTGGAGACGGCCAGCTACAATGGCAAGCTGATCTGGAAGATCCGTGACTACAAGCGGCGGAAGCAGGAGGCGGTCAGTGGCAAGACGTTGTCCCTGTACAGCCAGCCCTTCTACACGAGCTACTTTGGATATAAGATGTGTGCCCGCGTCTACCTGAATGGAGATGGCATGGGCAAAGGAACCCACCTGTCCCTGTTCTTTGTTGTCATGCGCGGGCAATACGATGCACTCTTGCCCTGGCCCTTCAAGCAGAAGGTGACCCTGATGTTGCTGGATCAATGCCAGGCTGGCCGGTACTTGGGCGATGCCTTTAAGCCCGACCCCAACAGCAGCAGCTTCAAGCAGCCGGTGGGGGAGATGAACATCGCCTCGGGCTGCCCCCTCTTTGTTGCACAGACCGTCTTGGAAAGTGGCCCCTACATTAAGGACGACACTATCTTCATTAAAGTGGTGGTCGATACCTCGGACATGCCCGACCCGTGA